Proteins encoded within one genomic window of Ptiloglossa arizonensis isolate GNS036 chromosome 3, iyPtiAriz1_principal, whole genome shotgun sequence:
- the LOC143144688 gene encoding PAT complex subunit Asterix yields MNNSADPRRPEREVRYKPAASSSQAQPGDYSAPDYMNILGMIFSMCGLMMRLKWCAWVALYCSCISFANSKVSDDTKQILSSFMLSISAVVMSYLQNPQPMTPPWASAMQ; encoded by the coding sequence ATGAATAACTCAGCGGATCCTAGACGTCCAGAACGAGAAGTTCGTTACAAACCTGCTGCATCAAGCAGTCAAGCACAACCAGGCGACTATTCGGCACCAGATTATATGAACATATTAGGAATGATCTTTAGTATGTGTGGCTTGATGATGAGGTTGAAATGGTGTGCATGGGTTGCATTATATTGTTCTTGTATTAGTTTTGCTAATTCTAAAGTAAGCGACGATACGAAGCAAATTCTTAGTAGTTTTATGCTGTCCATATCGGCAGTTGTAATGTCGTACTTACAAAATCCACAGCCTATGACTCCACCGTGGGCATCGGCGATGCAATAA